The Xenopus laevis strain J_2021 chromosome 5L, Xenopus_laevis_v10.1, whole genome shotgun sequence genome has a segment encoding these proteins:
- the LOC108716872 gene encoding CASP8-associated protein 2 isoform X1: MTDKGDKEDLTMVYFQDVYDSPAKSDTSSVDIYDGLDISSIPVLAEPSILSIPTRDCLDLYEEILTEEVTAKEASFNDLHAEYEKCQNQMKELINRLKEMQTQNTTLQNENQCLKKNISALIKTARVEINRKEDEINRLNQRLFSSVNPRINKHIPVSLSEPNKTSCQVESRSREIQSKTTDSCGKPELQNQTIHPKRNDSTCLNYQPTEKGIDAGDKNSSSSSKPSCAKLFKGSETDLQKDNTEEHSSQDAAKGRKERNVDDQSKECRQREECRSSSTSSASEKKTAEQKETGPPSNSVKNESRPENPSTKFDSLNEKNNRKSLPSTSHDKARSMRDRAQSSDPRTKEKLRKSYESYSRRDSKDYEKGKDSEHKNRITEKDDPARRSQRTSYLKDESCYKLKTELNDHRRSSAPSRREKHSSDFNKDSKSGYRDSKLISGSKNEHKIMSKKEDKYLLEHKSMKSGRDKKEKERSHHDRKEHKEFTGVGKLKELSSDMHSSEVKSSCKTDNPCKPLNAEKHVVDEKETNIVRDLKLSYMETLDLTLSPVKTKSFSESNANKLPLLLCDEKCGIREINNREPVPQVCESFESINEVKCVSSQKSNPEPNILTNNPSVKQVTKSNLNLEAYQKCQSVVGGIKCIPQNQPGITIEESNSAPLNTTLSVADLEKADVNDELHSLHSDVMETSVADVSQVIDLDCYIELDKCSGSESPHSDIVYEDSVAQKGFCQENLSPSKQLNKEFEHNTNILKNVTEPEKEFYYANGSSSAHLSKELNKENFQPVVKNDPSSAKCSPIIISSDDMEEGEIVSDVEEVTCVHAPNTTPCLKQSSVVQTNISEASISFHRDDTSLGKPNGIIASRKQSTKIKGKSKSYLKIHLLKQPNQKDRKVNPDNCLEEIMKTDQPSTVHDIFQMLRAVRKHIRKKYMKFKMQFTVRQYHKVIEVGTSYFITLVKKVNWTALCSLPSSLQKKICKYIDNKMKKLKKNGIVDRIFEQHLLDMKKKLWNFVDDQLDSLFDTLKIMLIKLCDKAEMECTGAKNRICVQDNISSSVRINKKNEQKNHKTAPVSDPHLKKEPVKIQSKAQVPKVKDQNNKPGRNSVNKDGLSREPVKVPVGVESASKNKMVLEKNIKPTLSGSSENQKLKPENAGLSFNLVSDDRMGDIFKNLLNDLEGLDQTKASEEKSWVFKTPEKTSILSQKMSLNNENTPIKTSWQMPSSLSWPPHSPVQSSLLSTLVNPDALDESCMLEIPFSSSKSIPGSDERAKSYSSILMEDLAVSLTLPSPLKSDSYLSFLRLGTAPEYNSEEVSSTHYSEGVLLEEDIAEQDIHLTLDSDNSNSSLENTSDTSSFQCLPSEPMQAVIMEKSNDHFIVKIRRAASTSSPNSEWPPAEHFPPVLPESTNADGKALTDHLKKVNSEEHESEGSRPRETENKVFPVNKSDATRPSVSRAILETSFVNANNEAVDFKQLQEKDVHERTVSLFKPPEPLSPSKDNTFVSVSQENLHQLFHSVTDRKDCEKSKLSSEQVTKDSIICNKGSSESIVQVNWNDKVHSTKRKKELKEEPLVKRRPVQFLNQESREKKAKEDGKEQSNISSKEKSQGKHKRSASDCILHLSSSPKDSSQSLSAKNVIKKKGEVVATWSRDEDRLILLNCQQLGTDQKTFILLSSQMDKPPHKIEERFRQLMKLFKKCRRSAT; the protein is encoded by the exons GTTGTTTTCTTCAGTGAACCCTCGCATTAATAAACACATTCCTGTGTCATTATCGGAACCTAATAAAACCAGCTGCCAAGTAGAAAGCAGATCAAGAGAAATACAGTCAAAGACTACGGACAGTTGTGGGAAACCTGAATTGCAAAACCAGACAATTCACCCTAAAAGAAATGATTCAACCTGCTTGAATTATCAGCCTACAGAAAAAGGCATAGATGCTGGGGACAAGAACTCTTCCAGCAGTTCAAAACCCTCATGTGCTAAGCTTTTCAAAGGTTCAGAGACAGATTTACAAAAAGACAATACAGAAGAGCATTCAAGCCAAGATGCAGCTaaaggaagaaaggaaagaaatgttgatgATCAGTCTAAAGAGTGTAGGCAGAGGGAGGAGTGTAGAAGTAGTAGCACCAGTTCAGCAAGTGAAAAGAAAACTGCTGAACAGAAAGAAACTGGACCTCCTTCTAACAGTGTAAAAAATGAGAGTAGACCAGAAAACCCGTCTACAAAGTTTGATtcacttaatgaaaaaaataatagaaaatcacTTCCCTCAACCTCTCACGATAAAGCACGGTCAATGAGAGACAGGGCACAGTCAAGCGATCCTCGTACGAAAGAGAAGCTTCGAAAGTCTTATGAATCCTACAGCCGAAGGGACTCTAAGGATTATGAAAAAGGTAAAGACTCCGAACATAAAAACAGAATAACTGAAAAAGATGATCCAGCAAGGAGATCACaaagaacttcataccttaaggatGAAAGTTGTTATAAACTCAAGACTGAACTGAATGATCACAGGAGGAGCAGTGCTCCAAGTCGAAGAGAGAAGCATTCTTCTGACTTCAACAAAGATTCAAAATCTGGGTACAGAGATTCCAAATTAATTAGCGGCAGTAAAAATGAACATAAGATTATGTCAAAGAAAGAAGACAAATACTTATTGGAACACAAAAGTATGAAATCTGGTAGGgataaaaaagagaaagagagaagtcaTCATGACCGAAAAGAACATAAAGAATTTACTGGAGTAGGAAAGCTGAAAGAATTATCTTCAGATATGCACAGTAGTGAAGTAAAAAGTTCCTGTAAAACTGATAATCCATGCAAACCTTTGAATGCTGAAAAGCATGTGGTAGATGAAAAGGAAACCAACATTGTGAGGGATCTCAAGCTGTCATATATGGAAACTCTTGATTTGACCCTCTCTCCTGTTAAAACAAAGTCCTTCTCTGAATCGAATGCAAACAAACTGCCCTTGCTACTGTGTGATGAGAAATGTGGCATCCGTGAAATTAACAATCGTGAGCCAGTACCACAAGTGTGTGAGTCTTTTGAGAGTATAAATGAAGTGAAATGTGTGTCCTCTCAGAAAAGCAATCCAGAACCAAATATTCTAACAAATAATCCATCAGTAAAACAAGTGACAAAGTCTAACTTAAATTTAGAAGCATATCAGAAATGCCAATCTGTTGTGGGTGGCATTAAGTGTATTCCTCAAAACCAACCAGGGATCACAATTGAAGAATCTAATTCAGCACCCTTGAATACAACACTTTCAGTGGCTGATCTTGAAAAGGCTGATGTAAACGATGAGTTGCATTCACTTCATTCTGACGTGATGGAAACAAGTGTTGCCGACGTGTCACAGGTTATAGACCTGGATTGCTACATAGAGCTTGACAAATGCAGTGGCAGTGAGAGTCCTCATTCAGATATTGTATATGAAGATAGCGTTGCACAAAAAGGATTTTGCCAGGAAAACCTGAGTCCATCAAAACAGTTGAATAAAGAATTTGAACACAAtaccaacattttgaaaaatgtaactgAACCAGAAAAAG AGTTCTACTATGCTAACGGAAGCTCCAGTGCTCATTTGTCAAAAGAACTAAATAAGGAGAATTTTCAGCCAGTTGTAAAGAATGACCCAAGCTCTGCAAAGTGTTCTCCCATTATTATTTCTTCAGATGACATGGAAGAAGGTGAAATTGTAAGTGATGTGGAAGAAGTTACATGTGTGCACGCACCCAACACCACTCCTTGCCTGAAGCAGAGTTCTGTAGTCCAAACAAATATAAGTGAAGCTTCCATAAGTTTCCACAGAGATGACACATCATTGGGAAAACCAAATGGAATCATTGCTTCACGAAAACAATCAactaaaataaagggaaaatcgAAAtcctatttaaaaatacatttacttaaaCAGCCTAATCAGAAAGATAGGAAGGTAAATCCTGACAACTGTCTTGAAGAAATTATGAAAACTGACCAGCCATCTACTGTACACGATATTTTTCAGATGCTACGTGCAGTTCGAAAACATATTAGAAAGAAATATATGAAATTTAAAATGCAGTTTACAGTGCGCCAGTACCATAAGGTAATAGAAGTTGGAACATCATACTTTATAACTctggttaaaaaagttaattggACTGCATTGTGTTCATTACCGAGCAgtttacaaaagaaaatatgtaaatacatagataataaaatgaaaaagctgaaaaagaatGGGATTGTAGATCGTATTTTTGAACAACATCTATTAGATATGAAAAAAAAGCTCTGGAATTTCGTGGATGACCAACTAGACTCTTTGTTTGATACACTAAAAATAATGCTTATAAAATTGTGTGACAAAGCGGAGATGGAATGTACTGGTGCTAAGAACCGCATTTGTGTCCAAGATAACATATCATCATCTGTTCGGATAAATAAGAAAAATGAGCAGAAGAACCATAAAACTGCACCAGTTTCTGACCCACACTTGAAAAAAGAGCCAGTAAAAATTCAGAGCAAAGCACAAGTTCCCAAGGTTAAAGACCAGAATAATAAACCTGGGAGAAATAGTGTAAATAAAGATGGTCTTTCAAGAGAACCGGTAAAAGTACCTGTTGGAGTTGAATctgcttcaaaaaataaaatggtgttagaaaaaaatataaaaccaacATTATCGGGGTCTTCTGAAAACCAGAAACTCAAACCTGAGAATGCAGGCTTATCTTTTAATTTGGTAAGTGATGATCGTATGGGTGATATCTTCAAAAATTTGCTAAATGATTTAGAAGGTCTGGATCAAACAAAGGCTTCAGAGGAAAAATCATGGGTGTTTAAAACACCAGAAAAAACAAGTATTTTGAGCCAGAAAATGtccttaaataatgaaaatacaccaataaaaacTTCTTGGCAAATGCCTTCATCCTTGTCCTGGCCTCCACATTCTCCTGTGCAATCTAGTTTGTTGTCAACACTTGTTAACCCAGATGCCTTAGATGAGAGCTGTATGCTAGAGATTCCTTTTTCCTCCTCTAAGAGCATTCCAGGATCAGATGAAAGAGCAAAATCCTATTCTTCAATACTTATGGAGGATCTTGCAGTGTCATTAACTCTGCCATCACCATTGAAATCTGATTCTTATCTTAGCTTCCTCAGACTAGGGACTGCACCTGAATATAACTCCGAAGAGGTTAGTAGCACACATTATAGTGAAGGTGTTCTATTAGAAGAAGACATCGCAGAACAAGACATACATTTAACACTGGATTCTGATAACTCAAATAGTTCTTTGGAAAATACAAGTGACACCTCTAGTTTCCAGTGCCTTCCAAGTGAACCCATGCAAGCTGTTATCATGGAGAAGTCAAATGATCACTTCATTGTAAAGATAAGGCGGGCAGCCTCAACCTCATCTCCTAATTCTGAATGGCCACCAGCGGAACATTTTCCACCTGTCCTGCCAGAATCAACAAATGCAGATGGTAAAGCCCTTACTGATCACTTAAAAAAGGTAAATTCTGAAGAGCATGAATCTGAGGGGAGTCGCCCTCGTGAAACTGAAAACAAAGTATTTCCTGTCAACAAATCTGATGCAACCCGTCCATCTGTCAGCAGAGCGATTTTAGAGACAAGTTTTGTTAATGCTAATAATGAAGCTGTAGACTTCAAACAATTGCAGGAGAAAGATGTGCACGAAAGAACTGTTTCATTGTTTAAACCACCTGAACCCCTTAGTCCTAGTAAAGACAATACTTTTGTGTCAGTATCTCAAGAGAACCTGCATCAACTTTTTCATTCAGTGACAGACAGAAAAGATTGTGAAAAAAGCAAGCTGTCCTCTGAGCAGGTAACAAAAGACTCCATAATATGCAACAAGGGGTCTTCTGAAAGCATTGTGCAAGTCAATTGGAATGATAAAGTTCACAGCACAAAACGAAAAAAGGAATTGAAAGAGGAACCATTGGTGAAAAGGAGACCAGTGCAATTTCTCAACCAGGaaagtagagaaaaaaaagcaaaggaagATGGGAAAGAGCAAAGCAATATTTCATCAAAGGAAAAATCTCAAGGAAAGCACAAAAGATCTGCCAGTGATTGCATTCTTCATTTAAGCTCATCACCAAAGGACTCCTCCCAAAGCCTATCTGcaaagaatgtaataaaaaagaaaggagaaGTTGTTGCGACTTGGTCCAG GGATGAAGACAGATTAATCCTCCTCAACTGTCAACAGCTTGGAACTGATCAGAAAACGTTTATTTTGTTATCTTCACAAATGGATAAACCTCCTCACAAG atcgAGGAAAGGTTTCGGCAGTTGATGAAACTAtttaagaaatgcagaagaagtGCCACATGA
- the LOC108716872 gene encoding CASP8-associated protein 2 isoform X2, translating to MKELINRLKEMQTQNTTLQNENQCLKKNISALIKTARVEINRKEDEINRLNQRLFSSVNPRINKHIPVSLSEPNKTSCQVESRSREIQSKTTDSCGKPELQNQTIHPKRNDSTCLNYQPTEKGIDAGDKNSSSSSKPSCAKLFKGSETDLQKDNTEEHSSQDAAKGRKERNVDDQSKECRQREECRSSSTSSASEKKTAEQKETGPPSNSVKNESRPENPSTKFDSLNEKNNRKSLPSTSHDKARSMRDRAQSSDPRTKEKLRKSYESYSRRDSKDYEKGKDSEHKNRITEKDDPARRSQRTSYLKDESCYKLKTELNDHRRSSAPSRREKHSSDFNKDSKSGYRDSKLISGSKNEHKIMSKKEDKYLLEHKSMKSGRDKKEKERSHHDRKEHKEFTGVGKLKELSSDMHSSEVKSSCKTDNPCKPLNAEKHVVDEKETNIVRDLKLSYMETLDLTLSPVKTKSFSESNANKLPLLLCDEKCGIREINNREPVPQVCESFESINEVKCVSSQKSNPEPNILTNNPSVKQVTKSNLNLEAYQKCQSVVGGIKCIPQNQPGITIEESNSAPLNTTLSVADLEKADVNDELHSLHSDVMETSVADVSQVIDLDCYIELDKCSGSESPHSDIVYEDSVAQKGFCQENLSPSKQLNKEFEHNTNILKNVTEPEKEFYYANGSSSAHLSKELNKENFQPVVKNDPSSAKCSPIIISSDDMEEGEIVSDVEEVTCVHAPNTTPCLKQSSVVQTNISEASISFHRDDTSLGKPNGIIASRKQSTKIKGKSKSYLKIHLLKQPNQKDRKVNPDNCLEEIMKTDQPSTVHDIFQMLRAVRKHIRKKYMKFKMQFTVRQYHKVIEVGTSYFITLVKKVNWTALCSLPSSLQKKICKYIDNKMKKLKKNGIVDRIFEQHLLDMKKKLWNFVDDQLDSLFDTLKIMLIKLCDKAEMECTGAKNRICVQDNISSSVRINKKNEQKNHKTAPVSDPHLKKEPVKIQSKAQVPKVKDQNNKPGRNSVNKDGLSREPVKVPVGVESASKNKMVLEKNIKPTLSGSSENQKLKPENAGLSFNLVSDDRMGDIFKNLLNDLEGLDQTKASEEKSWVFKTPEKTSILSQKMSLNNENTPIKTSWQMPSSLSWPPHSPVQSSLLSTLVNPDALDESCMLEIPFSSSKSIPGSDERAKSYSSILMEDLAVSLTLPSPLKSDSYLSFLRLGTAPEYNSEEVSSTHYSEGVLLEEDIAEQDIHLTLDSDNSNSSLENTSDTSSFQCLPSEPMQAVIMEKSNDHFIVKIRRAASTSSPNSEWPPAEHFPPVLPESTNADGKALTDHLKKVNSEEHESEGSRPRETENKVFPVNKSDATRPSVSRAILETSFVNANNEAVDFKQLQEKDVHERTVSLFKPPEPLSPSKDNTFVSVSQENLHQLFHSVTDRKDCEKSKLSSEQVTKDSIICNKGSSESIVQVNWNDKVHSTKRKKELKEEPLVKRRPVQFLNQESREKKAKEDGKEQSNISSKEKSQGKHKRSASDCILHLSSSPKDSSQSLSAKNVIKKKGEVVATWSRDEDRLILLNCQQLGTDQKTFILLSSQMDKPPHKIEERFRQLMKLFKKCRRSAT from the exons GTTGTTTTCTTCAGTGAACCCTCGCATTAATAAACACATTCCTGTGTCATTATCGGAACCTAATAAAACCAGCTGCCAAGTAGAAAGCAGATCAAGAGAAATACAGTCAAAGACTACGGACAGTTGTGGGAAACCTGAATTGCAAAACCAGACAATTCACCCTAAAAGAAATGATTCAACCTGCTTGAATTATCAGCCTACAGAAAAAGGCATAGATGCTGGGGACAAGAACTCTTCCAGCAGTTCAAAACCCTCATGTGCTAAGCTTTTCAAAGGTTCAGAGACAGATTTACAAAAAGACAATACAGAAGAGCATTCAAGCCAAGATGCAGCTaaaggaagaaaggaaagaaatgttgatgATCAGTCTAAAGAGTGTAGGCAGAGGGAGGAGTGTAGAAGTAGTAGCACCAGTTCAGCAAGTGAAAAGAAAACTGCTGAACAGAAAGAAACTGGACCTCCTTCTAACAGTGTAAAAAATGAGAGTAGACCAGAAAACCCGTCTACAAAGTTTGATtcacttaatgaaaaaaataatagaaaatcacTTCCCTCAACCTCTCACGATAAAGCACGGTCAATGAGAGACAGGGCACAGTCAAGCGATCCTCGTACGAAAGAGAAGCTTCGAAAGTCTTATGAATCCTACAGCCGAAGGGACTCTAAGGATTATGAAAAAGGTAAAGACTCCGAACATAAAAACAGAATAACTGAAAAAGATGATCCAGCAAGGAGATCACaaagaacttcataccttaaggatGAAAGTTGTTATAAACTCAAGACTGAACTGAATGATCACAGGAGGAGCAGTGCTCCAAGTCGAAGAGAGAAGCATTCTTCTGACTTCAACAAAGATTCAAAATCTGGGTACAGAGATTCCAAATTAATTAGCGGCAGTAAAAATGAACATAAGATTATGTCAAAGAAAGAAGACAAATACTTATTGGAACACAAAAGTATGAAATCTGGTAGGgataaaaaagagaaagagagaagtcaTCATGACCGAAAAGAACATAAAGAATTTACTGGAGTAGGAAAGCTGAAAGAATTATCTTCAGATATGCACAGTAGTGAAGTAAAAAGTTCCTGTAAAACTGATAATCCATGCAAACCTTTGAATGCTGAAAAGCATGTGGTAGATGAAAAGGAAACCAACATTGTGAGGGATCTCAAGCTGTCATATATGGAAACTCTTGATTTGACCCTCTCTCCTGTTAAAACAAAGTCCTTCTCTGAATCGAATGCAAACAAACTGCCCTTGCTACTGTGTGATGAGAAATGTGGCATCCGTGAAATTAACAATCGTGAGCCAGTACCACAAGTGTGTGAGTCTTTTGAGAGTATAAATGAAGTGAAATGTGTGTCCTCTCAGAAAAGCAATCCAGAACCAAATATTCTAACAAATAATCCATCAGTAAAACAAGTGACAAAGTCTAACTTAAATTTAGAAGCATATCAGAAATGCCAATCTGTTGTGGGTGGCATTAAGTGTATTCCTCAAAACCAACCAGGGATCACAATTGAAGAATCTAATTCAGCACCCTTGAATACAACACTTTCAGTGGCTGATCTTGAAAAGGCTGATGTAAACGATGAGTTGCATTCACTTCATTCTGACGTGATGGAAACAAGTGTTGCCGACGTGTCACAGGTTATAGACCTGGATTGCTACATAGAGCTTGACAAATGCAGTGGCAGTGAGAGTCCTCATTCAGATATTGTATATGAAGATAGCGTTGCACAAAAAGGATTTTGCCAGGAAAACCTGAGTCCATCAAAACAGTTGAATAAAGAATTTGAACACAAtaccaacattttgaaaaatgtaactgAACCAGAAAAAG AGTTCTACTATGCTAACGGAAGCTCCAGTGCTCATTTGTCAAAAGAACTAAATAAGGAGAATTTTCAGCCAGTTGTAAAGAATGACCCAAGCTCTGCAAAGTGTTCTCCCATTATTATTTCTTCAGATGACATGGAAGAAGGTGAAATTGTAAGTGATGTGGAAGAAGTTACATGTGTGCACGCACCCAACACCACTCCTTGCCTGAAGCAGAGTTCTGTAGTCCAAACAAATATAAGTGAAGCTTCCATAAGTTTCCACAGAGATGACACATCATTGGGAAAACCAAATGGAATCATTGCTTCACGAAAACAATCAactaaaataaagggaaaatcgAAAtcctatttaaaaatacatttacttaaaCAGCCTAATCAGAAAGATAGGAAGGTAAATCCTGACAACTGTCTTGAAGAAATTATGAAAACTGACCAGCCATCTACTGTACACGATATTTTTCAGATGCTACGTGCAGTTCGAAAACATATTAGAAAGAAATATATGAAATTTAAAATGCAGTTTACAGTGCGCCAGTACCATAAGGTAATAGAAGTTGGAACATCATACTTTATAACTctggttaaaaaagttaattggACTGCATTGTGTTCATTACCGAGCAgtttacaaaagaaaatatgtaaatacatagataataaaatgaaaaagctgaaaaagaatGGGATTGTAGATCGTATTTTTGAACAACATCTATTAGATATGAAAAAAAAGCTCTGGAATTTCGTGGATGACCAACTAGACTCTTTGTTTGATACACTAAAAATAATGCTTATAAAATTGTGTGACAAAGCGGAGATGGAATGTACTGGTGCTAAGAACCGCATTTGTGTCCAAGATAACATATCATCATCTGTTCGGATAAATAAGAAAAATGAGCAGAAGAACCATAAAACTGCACCAGTTTCTGACCCACACTTGAAAAAAGAGCCAGTAAAAATTCAGAGCAAAGCACAAGTTCCCAAGGTTAAAGACCAGAATAATAAACCTGGGAGAAATAGTGTAAATAAAGATGGTCTTTCAAGAGAACCGGTAAAAGTACCTGTTGGAGTTGAATctgcttcaaaaaataaaatggtgttagaaaaaaatataaaaccaacATTATCGGGGTCTTCTGAAAACCAGAAACTCAAACCTGAGAATGCAGGCTTATCTTTTAATTTGGTAAGTGATGATCGTATGGGTGATATCTTCAAAAATTTGCTAAATGATTTAGAAGGTCTGGATCAAACAAAGGCTTCAGAGGAAAAATCATGGGTGTTTAAAACACCAGAAAAAACAAGTATTTTGAGCCAGAAAATGtccttaaataatgaaaatacaccaataaaaacTTCTTGGCAAATGCCTTCATCCTTGTCCTGGCCTCCACATTCTCCTGTGCAATCTAGTTTGTTGTCAACACTTGTTAACCCAGATGCCTTAGATGAGAGCTGTATGCTAGAGATTCCTTTTTCCTCCTCTAAGAGCATTCCAGGATCAGATGAAAGAGCAAAATCCTATTCTTCAATACTTATGGAGGATCTTGCAGTGTCATTAACTCTGCCATCACCATTGAAATCTGATTCTTATCTTAGCTTCCTCAGACTAGGGACTGCACCTGAATATAACTCCGAAGAGGTTAGTAGCACACATTATAGTGAAGGTGTTCTATTAGAAGAAGACATCGCAGAACAAGACATACATTTAACACTGGATTCTGATAACTCAAATAGTTCTTTGGAAAATACAAGTGACACCTCTAGTTTCCAGTGCCTTCCAAGTGAACCCATGCAAGCTGTTATCATGGAGAAGTCAAATGATCACTTCATTGTAAAGATAAGGCGGGCAGCCTCAACCTCATCTCCTAATTCTGAATGGCCACCAGCGGAACATTTTCCACCTGTCCTGCCAGAATCAACAAATGCAGATGGTAAAGCCCTTACTGATCACTTAAAAAAGGTAAATTCTGAAGAGCATGAATCTGAGGGGAGTCGCCCTCGTGAAACTGAAAACAAAGTATTTCCTGTCAACAAATCTGATGCAACCCGTCCATCTGTCAGCAGAGCGATTTTAGAGACAAGTTTTGTTAATGCTAATAATGAAGCTGTAGACTTCAAACAATTGCAGGAGAAAGATGTGCACGAAAGAACTGTTTCATTGTTTAAACCACCTGAACCCCTTAGTCCTAGTAAAGACAATACTTTTGTGTCAGTATCTCAAGAGAACCTGCATCAACTTTTTCATTCAGTGACAGACAGAAAAGATTGTGAAAAAAGCAAGCTGTCCTCTGAGCAGGTAACAAAAGACTCCATAATATGCAACAAGGGGTCTTCTGAAAGCATTGTGCAAGTCAATTGGAATGATAAAGTTCACAGCACAAAACGAAAAAAGGAATTGAAAGAGGAACCATTGGTGAAAAGGAGACCAGTGCAATTTCTCAACCAGGaaagtagagaaaaaaaagcaaaggaagATGGGAAAGAGCAAAGCAATATTTCATCAAAGGAAAAATCTCAAGGAAAGCACAAAAGATCTGCCAGTGATTGCATTCTTCATTTAAGCTCATCACCAAAGGACTCCTCCCAAAGCCTATCTGcaaagaatgtaataaaaaagaaaggagaaGTTGTTGCGACTTGGTCCAG GGATGAAGACAGATTAATCCTCCTCAACTGTCAACAGCTTGGAACTGATCAGAAAACGTTTATTTTGTTATCTTCACAAATGGATAAACCTCCTCACAAG atcgAGGAAAGGTTTCGGCAGTTGATGAAACTAtttaagaaatgcagaagaagtGCCACATGA